The following coding sequences are from one Nicotiana tabacum cultivar K326 chromosome 1, ASM71507v2, whole genome shotgun sequence window:
- the LOC142162741 gene encoding uncharacterized protein LOC142162741 — protein MHPKCPWILAASKDGRSNNFKVKRYCPVHKCYKTNKNKLCNSRYLAKHYRDKIVCQPNMKVWELKKLIKDELDMYVGRSTVHRARAKIQKEIIGDVHAEFKRLYDYRDILLQTNPGTTCVVKVEDQGEGKLVFNSFYVCFYTTKKGWSEGCRRIIGLDGCFLKGICKGQLLVAVSKDGNNQMFPIAWAIVEVENSFTWTWFLKCVTHDLELQDGRDLTIMSDMQKGLLKAVSEVLPESEHRWCARHILANWSKDWRGLERRNNF, from the exons ATGCATCCAAAATGTCCATGGATCTTGGCTGCAAGCAAAGATGGCAGATCCAACAATTTTAAGGTAAAAAGGTATTGCCCTGTCCACAAGTGttacaaaacaaataaaaacaagCTTTGCAACTCTAGATACCTAGCAAAGCATTACAGGGATAAGATTGTGTGTCAACCAAATATGAAAGTTTGGGAGCTAAAGAAACTCATTAAGGATGAACTGGACATGTATGTTGGTAGGTCTACTGTACATAGAGCTAGAGCAAAAATTCAAAAGGAGATAATAGGTGATGTGCATGCTGAGTTCAAGAGACTCTATGATTATAGAGATATTCTATTACAGACAAATCCAGGTACAACTTGTGTTGTGAAGGTAGAAGATCAAGGTGAAGGCAAGCTTGTCTTCAATTCATTTTATGTTTGCTTCTATACTACGAAAAAAGGATGGTCTGAGGGTTGCAGAAGGATAATTGGCCTTGATGGTTGTTTTCTAAAAGGCATTTGTAAGGGTCAACTTCTTGTAGCAGTATCAAAGGATGGAAATAATCAGATGTTTCCTATAGCTTGGGCCATTGTAGAGGTTGAGAACAGTTTCACTTGGACATGGTTTCTGAAGTGTGTgactcatgacttagagcttcaAGATGGAAGGGATCTTACTATCATGTCTGATATGCAAAAG gGATTGCTTAAAGCTGTATCAGAAGTGTTGCCTGAAAGTGAACATAGGTGGTGTGCCAGACATATATTAGCAAACTGGTCCAAAGATTGGAGAGGATTAGAGAGGAGAAACAACTTCTAG
- the LOC107809845 gene encoding vacuolar-processing enzyme-like: MIFRCNVSVIFLVLLSIWVIIEGRSISQFLTEESEGTIWAVLVAGSNGWENYRHQADVCHAYQLLKDGGLKDENIIVFMYDDIANNRENPRPGVIINNPHGHDVYKGVPKDYVLEDVNANNFYNVILGNKSAVVGGSGKVVNSGPNDHIFIYYTDHGGPGVVSMPSGEDVYANDLIDMLKKKHASGTYDRLVFYLEACESGSMFDGLLPEGLDIYVMTASEPNEDSWATYCGEGTPDDPCLVECPPPEFQGVCLGDLYSVAWMEDSDVTDRDADSVQGQHSRVANRTATNIAFGGYGSHVTEYGDIVVSFDRLSTYMGEASTNHSHASVNAMSFSTSSKSVDQRSAELFYLFTKHQNAPEGSDEKFKAHARLTEAISQRTQVDNNVKHLGELLFGVEKGNEILHSVRPAGQPLVDSWDCLKSYVKIFEAHCGRLTSYGKKHIRGIANICNAGIASEQMAATSAQACSS, encoded by the exons aTGATATTTAGGTGTAATGTTAGTGTCATCTTTCTTGTTTTGCTCTCAATTTGGGTTATTATTGAAGGTCGTAGTATCTCTCAATTCTTGACCGAAGAATCGGAAGGAACCATATGGGCTGTCTTAGTTGCTGGCTCTAATGGCTGGGAAAATTATAGGCATCAG GCTGATGTATGTCACGCTTACCAATTACTAAAGGATGGAGGTCTAAAAGATGAAAACATCATCGTATTCATGTACGATGATATTGCTAACAATAGAGAGAACCCCAGACCTGGAGTCATTATCAATAACCCACATGGCCATGATGTTTACAAAGGTGTCCCCAAG GATTATGTGCTTGAAGATGTTAATGCTAACAACTTTTACAATGTTATCCTTGGAAACAAAAGCGCTGTAGTTGGGGGCAGTGGGAAAGTAGTGAACAGTGGTCCAAATGACCATATCTTCATCTATTATACTGATCATGGTGGCCCTGGTGTGGTTT CGATGCCAAGTGGAGAAGATGTTTACGCTAATGATCTGATTGATATGTTGAAAAAGAAGCATGCTTCAGGGACATATGACAGACTG GTGTTTTACTTAGAAGCTTGTGAGTCCGGAAGCATGTTTGATGGTCTTCTTCCTGAAGGTCTAGACATATATGTCATGACTGCATCAGAACCTAATGAAGATAGTTGGGCGACGTATTGTGGTGAGGGTACTCCTGATGATCCCTGCTTGGTTGAGTGTCCCCCTCCCGAGTTTCAGGGTGTGTGCTTGGGAGATTTGTACAGTGTTGCTTGGATGGAAGATAG CGATGTAACAGATCGAGATGCTGACAGTGTGCAAGGGCAGCATAGCCGA GTTGCAAATAGAACTGCAACCAACATAGCATTTGGTGGCTATGGCTCCCATGTCACAGAATACGGTGATATAGTGGTGAGCTTTGATCGACTTTCCACATATATGGGTGAAGCTTCCACAAACCACAGTCATGCCTCTGTGAATGCCATGTCATTCTCGACATCATCAAAGAGTGTGGATCAGCGCAGTGCTGAACTTTTCTATTTGTTCACCAAA CACCAAAATGCCCCTGAAGGCTCTGATGAGAAATTCAAAGCTCATGCGAGACTTACTGAAGCTATATCACAGAGAACTCAAGTGGACAACAATGTAAAACATCTTGGGGAGCTTCTTTTTGGTGTTGAAAAAGGTAATGAGATACTACACAGTGTTCGACCTGCTGGACAACCACTTGTTGACAGCTGGGATTGCCTTAAGTCCTAC GTCAAGATATTTGAGGCACATTGTGGAAGATTAACCTCGTATGGAAAGAAACACATACGTGGTATAGCCAACATCTGCAACGCTGGAATTGCGAGTGAACAAATGGCTGCTACATCTGCACAAGCATGTTCAAGTTAG
- the LOC107809847 gene encoding vacuolar-processing enzyme-like precursor — protein sequence MIRHIAGTLFIIGLALNVAVSESRNVLKLPSEVSRFFGADKSNVGDDHDDDSVGTRWAILLAGSNGYWNYRHQADICHAYQLLKKGGLKDENIVVFMYDDIANNEENPRPGVIINSPHGEDVYKGVPKDYTGDDVTVNNFFAALLGNKTALSGGSGKVVNSGPNDHILIFYSDHGGPGVLGMPTDPYLYANDLIDVLKKKHASGTYKSLVFYLEACESGSIFEGLLPEGLNIYATTASNAEESSWGTYCPGEYPSPPIEYETCLGDLYSISWMEDSELHNLRTESLKQQYHLVRERTATGNPVYGSHVMQYGDLHLSKDALYLYMGTNPANDNYTFMDDNSLRVSKAVNQRDADLLHFWYKFRKAPEGSVRKIEAQKQLNEAISHRVHLDNSIALVGKLLFGIKKGPEVLSSVRPAGQPLVDDWDCLKSFVRTFETHCGSLSQYGMKHMRSIANICNVGIKMAQMVEASAQACPSFASNTWSSLQRGFSA from the exons ATGATTCGTCACATTGCCGGTACTCTGTTCATAATTGGACTCGCACTTAACGTCGCCGTTTCAGAGAGCCGTAATGTTTTGAAACTTCCGTCAGAAGTTTCTAGATTCTTCGGTGCCGATAAGAGTAATGTCGGCGATGATCATGATGACGACTCCGTCGGTACCAGATGGGCTATCCTGCTAGCCGGATCTAACGGTTATTGGAATTACCGTCACCAG GCTGATATATGCCACGCATATCAACTGTTGAAGAAGGGTGGTCTCAAAGATGAGAACATTGTTGTGTTTATGTACGATGACATTGCTAACAATGAAGAGAATCCAAGACCAGGAGTTATCATTAATAGCCCTCATGGTGAGGATGTTTACAAAGGAGTTCCTAAG GATTACACTGGGGATGATGTTACTGTTAACAACTTTTTTGCTGCTCTCCTTGGGAACAAAACTGCTCTTAGTGGAGGCAGCGGAAAGGTGGTGAATAGTGGTCCGAATGATCATATCCTCATCTTCTATAGTGATCATGGCGGCCCTGGAGTGCTTG GGATGCCTACCGATCCTTACCTCTATGCAAATGATTTGATTGACGtgttgaagaagaagcatgcTTCTGGAACATATAAAAGCTTG GTATTTTACCTTGAAGCTTGTGAGTCTGGTAGTATATTTGAGGGTCTTCTTCCTGAAGGTTTAAATATCTATGCCACAACAGCATCAAATGCTGAAGAGAGTAGCTGGGGAACCTATTGTCCTGGAGAGTATCCCAGTCCTCCTATTGAATATGAGACTTGCCTGGGTGACTTGTACAGTATTTCCTGGATGGAGGACAG TGAATTACACAACCTGCGGACTGAAAGTCTGAAGCAGCAGTATCACCTG GTCAGAGAGAGAACTGCTACTGGGAATCCTGTTTATGGTTCACATGTCATGCAATATGGTGATCTACATCTCAGCAAGGATGCTCTATACTTATATATGGGTACAAATCCTGCTAATGATAATTATACTTTTATGGATGACAATTCCTTGCGAGTATCAAAGGCCGTTAACCAGCGTGATGCAGATCTTCTGCATTTTTGGTACAAG TTCCGCAAGGCTCCTGAGGGCTCTGTGAGGAAAATTGAGGCTCAGAAACAGTTAAATGAAGCAATATCACATAGAGTGCACTTGGACAACAGCATAGCCCTTGTCGGTAAACTTCTATTTGGAATTAAAAAAGGTCCAGAGGTGCTAAGTAGTGTCCGCCCTGCTGGTCAGCCTCTTGTTGATGACTGGGACTGCCTTAAATCCTTT GTAAGAACATTTGAGACACATTGTGGATCGTTATCCCAGTATGGAATGAAACATATGCGCTCCATTGCTAACATATGCAACGTTGGAATTAAGATGGCGCAGATGGTGGAGGCATCAGCACAAGCTTGTCCCAGCTTTGCATCCAATACTTGGAGTTCCCTCCAGAGGGGTTTTAGTGCATGA